A window of Phyllopteryx taeniolatus isolate TA_2022b chromosome 19, UOR_Ptae_1.2, whole genome shotgun sequence contains these coding sequences:
- the LOC133469475 gene encoding alpha-1,6-mannosylglycoprotein 6-beta-N-acetylglucosaminyltransferase B-like yields the protein MRVALRPRSGCLVLCLGLSAFSLLLQSLWVPLEISKDDPVGRSPAEDRGLGFRRLALRLEALSTQVQRLSRERDAKRTSEDLHMLLQSFRQDQQGLARLVEKELNRVSQRLDQFNHHQRQPHTPPTRENQGKHTGVNETCVVPVDTAYPVCAEKVAFLQAKWQSDPCYAFYDVDGTACSILTYLSQIENFCPPQPGRNHSTPTWHQRAQPDTKKAAIRTSMSSLYEVINNSSGPAVRFMRSRVEMMSECWRQAALTMRQQNNKTHSSLMRVLLYPGALAGGAGQHFEAMLERGGPLGELVQWADLSACLTILGHNVSLTTSQYHLHRLIGAAPGRGSCPIKGPLSFDLIYTDYHGLAHLRGAMGLAFQYYQCRFRILDSFGTEPAFNLGSYAQPHGFKTLWGSWGLQPLQYMTMFPHTPDNSFLGFVSEDAVRAQESDLNRKEKIAVIYGKQEYMWQGLSEYVKVISEELETHATVYQPPGHVSTLPSFVRNHGLLSQRHFLRLLRRAKVFVGLGFPYEGPAPIEAIALGCVFLQPRLNPPHSSDNNNFYKGKPTTRKISSQHPYAEKSIGRPHVWTVDVTNKTQVRAAVKEILRTEVKPLTPREFSCEGMLDRVHHYITQQSFCTPSVATWPPESVLRLHMGPLGQSCVSVCKRASLVCEPSQFHHLNNPDVFARLAIGCSSMTKEVNHIFPAYTPWGRHCRLQQEPLLFSCAGSDPSHRRLCPCRIYQPGQVALSPDSIPDL from the exons ATGCGTGTTGCACTGCGACCACGCAG TGGTTGCTTGGTGCTCTGCCTGGGTCTGTCTGCCTTCTCGCTACTGCTGCAGAGCCTCTGGGTGCCACTGGAAATATCCAAAGATGACCCTGTTGGGAGGTCCCCTGCTGAGGATCGGg GTCTGGGTTTTCGCAGGCTGGCTCTTCGCTTAGAGGCTCTTAGTACTCAAGTGCAGAGGCTGAGCAGAGAGCGAGATGCTAAGAGGACCTCAGAGGATCTCCATATGCTTCTGCAGAG CTTTAGACAGGACCAGCAAGGCTTGGCCCGCTTGGTGGAGAAGGAGCTGAACAGGGTTTCCCAGAGACTGGACCAGTTCAATCATCATCAGCGCCAGCCTCACACCCCGCCGACACGTGAGAATCAAGGAAAGCACACAg gtgtgaat GAGACGTGTGTGGTGCCCGTGGATACTGCATATCCAGTGTGTGCAGAGAAAGTTGCG TTCTTGCAGGCCAAATGGCAGTCAGACCCCTGCTATGCCTTTTACGACGTGGATGGCACCGCCTGCTCCATACTAACTTACCTCAGCCAAATAGAGAACTTCTGCCCCCCTCAACCTGGCCGGAACCACTCTACTCCCACTTGGCATCAGAGAGCTCAGCCCGACACAAAGAAG GCGGCGATACGCACAAGCATGAGTTCACTCTATGAAGTCATCAACAACAGCAGCGGCCCTGCAGTCAGATTCATGCGCTCCAGAGTGGAAATGATGTCAGAGTGCTGGAGACAGGCTGCTCTCACGATGAGACAGCAAAACAACAAGACACATTCATCTCTCATGAGG GTACTGCTTTATCCCGGCGCTCTCGCTGGGGGTGCAGGCCAACATTTTGAAGCTATGCTGGAAAGAGGTGGTCCTCTTGGAGAGCTGGTTCAGTGGGCAGACCTTAGTGCCTGTTTGACCATACTGGGCCACAATGTGAGCCTCACCACTTCGCAGTATCACCTCCACAG ACTTATAGGTGCTGCTCCTGGCCGAGGCAGCTGTCCGATCAAGGGTCCCTTGTCGTTTGACCTCATCTATACTGACTATCACGGTCTTGCTCACCTTCGAGGGGCCATGGGACTGGCTTTCCAATATTACCA GTGCCGCTTCAGAATTCTGGACTCGTTTGGCACTGAACCAGCCTTTAACTTGGGCAGTTATGCTCAGCCCCATGGATTTAAAACACTTTGGGGTAGCTGGGGCCTCCAACCTCTGCAGTACATGACCATGTTCC CGCATACACCTGATAACTCCTTCCTGGGCTTTGTAAGTGAGGATGCAGTGAGGGCGCAGGAGTCCGACCTCAACAGGAAGGAGAAGATTGCCGTCATCTATGGCAAACAGGAATACATGTGGCAG GGACTTTCAGAGTATGTCAAGGTGATCAGCGAAGAGCTGGAGACCCATGCCACTGTCTACCAGCCACCCGGACACGTCTCCACCTTACCCAGCTTCGTAAGAAACCACGGCCTGCTCTCTCAGCGACACTTCCTGAGACTCCTCCGCAGAGCTAAG GTTTTCGTAGGTCTCGGTTTCCCCTATGAGGGTCCAGCTCCCATCGAGGCCATTGCTCTTGGTTGCGTCTTCCTACAGCCACGGCTGAACCCGCCTCACTCCTCAGACAATAACAACTTCTACAAAGGAAAACCCACAACTAGAAAG ATCTCCTCCCAGCACCCGTACGCTGAAAAATCCATTGGCAGACCTCACGTGTGGACTGTGGATGTGACCAACAAGACGCAAGTACGGGCAGCAGTCAAAGAAATTCTACGCACGGAG GTGAAGCCTCTAACTCCTCGAGAGTTCTCTTGTGAGGGAATGCTGGACCGGGTTCATCATTATATCACTCAGCAG AGTTTCTGCACTCCATCAGTCGCCACGTGGCCTCCCGAAAGTGTGCTAAGGCTGCACATGGGTCCCCTCGGTCAGTCATGTGTAAGCGTGTGTAAGCGCGCCTCGCTGGTGTGTGAACCCTCGCAGTTTCACCACCTCAACAATCCCGACGTGTTCGCAAG GCTTGCAATCGGTTGTTCCAGCATGACCAAGGAAGTCAATCACATCTTCCCCGCTTACACACCGTGGGGTCGACACTGTCGCCTCCAGCAGGAACCGCTGTTGTTCAGCTGTGCCGGCTCAGACCCTTCTCACCGCCGCCTGTGTCCGTGCAGAATTTACCAACCTGGACAGGTGGCACTCAGTCCTGACTCAATCCCGGACTTGTAG